One Streptomyces fagopyri DNA window includes the following coding sequences:
- the mgrA gene encoding L-glyceraldehyde 3-phosphate reductase has translation MYTAHTDRYADMPYRRTGRSGLKLPALSLGLWHNFGPDRPAETQRAILRRAFDLGVTHFDLANNYGPPPGAAESALGDALKADFASYRDELVISTKAGYLMWPGPYGEWGSRKYLLSSLDQSLARMGLDYVDIFYSHRPDPETPFEETMGALHSAVQQGKALYVGVSNYSPEETREAARILGELGTPLLIHQPRYSMLDRRPEDGLLDTLDELRVGSIAYSPLEQGLLTSRYLDGIPEGSRAASDSPFLSADTVTEDLVEQLRALAGIAEARGQSLAQMALAWVLRGGRVTSALIGASSTQQLEDSVTATRALDFDEEELARIDAIIKR, from the coding sequence TTGTACACCGCACACACCGACCGTTACGCGGACATGCCCTACCGGCGCACCGGACGCAGCGGCCTGAAACTTCCCGCGCTGTCCCTCGGCCTGTGGCACAACTTCGGCCCCGACCGGCCGGCGGAGACCCAACGCGCGATCCTGCGTCGCGCGTTCGACCTCGGGGTCACCCACTTCGACCTGGCCAACAACTACGGTCCGCCGCCCGGCGCGGCCGAGTCCGCGCTCGGTGACGCCCTGAAGGCCGACTTCGCGTCCTACCGCGACGAACTGGTCATCTCGACCAAGGCCGGATACCTGATGTGGCCGGGCCCGTACGGCGAATGGGGCTCGCGCAAGTACCTGCTGTCCTCGCTCGACCAGAGCCTGGCCCGGATGGGCCTCGACTACGTGGACATCTTCTACTCGCACCGCCCCGACCCCGAGACCCCCTTCGAGGAGACGATGGGAGCCCTGCACTCGGCGGTCCAGCAGGGCAAGGCCCTCTACGTCGGTGTGTCCAACTACTCGCCGGAGGAGACCCGGGAGGCCGCCCGCATCCTCGGTGAGCTGGGCACCCCGCTCCTCATCCACCAGCCGCGCTACTCGATGCTCGACCGCCGGCCCGAGGACGGGCTCCTGGACACGCTCGACGAGCTGCGGGTCGGCTCCATCGCCTACTCCCCGCTGGAGCAGGGCCTGCTCACCAGCCGCTACCTCGACGGCATCCCGGAGGGGTCGCGCGCCGCGAGCGACAGCCCCTTCCTGAGCGCCGACACGGTCACCGAGGACCTCGTGGAGCAGCTGCGCGCCCTCGCCGGGATCGCCGAGGCCCGCGGCCAGTCCCTGGCGCAGATGGCCCTGGCCTGGGTCCTGCGCGGCGGCCGGGTGACCTCCGCGCTCATCGGCGCGAGCAGCACCCAGCAGCTGGAGGACAGCGTGACGGCCACCCGCGCGCTGGACTTCGACGAGGAGGAGCTGGCCCGGATCGACGCGATCATCAAGCGGTGA
- a CDS encoding nuclear transport factor 2 family protein — MSENTDRYESAVARYLEAWNAGEPDALAKAVAAAWSADGGYTDPLADVRGHAGIAAVISAAHERFPGFSFRLAGRVDGHHDIARFGWELVDDADGSAPVAGFDVITLDDDGRIRTVHGFLDRVPA; from the coding sequence ATGTCCGAGAACACCGACCGTTACGAGTCCGCCGTCGCCCGGTACCTGGAGGCCTGGAACGCGGGTGAACCCGACGCGCTCGCCAAGGCGGTCGCCGCCGCCTGGAGCGCCGACGGCGGCTACACCGACCCGCTGGCCGACGTGCGCGGACACGCGGGGATCGCCGCCGTGATCTCGGCGGCGCACGAGCGGTTCCCGGGGTTCTCCTTCCGGCTCGCGGGGAGGGTCGACGGGCACCACGACATCGCGCGATTCGGCTGGGAACTGGTCGACGACGCGGACGGCTCGGCGCCCGTCGCCGGATTCGACGTGATCACCCTGGACGACGACGGCCGGATCCGCACCGTGCACGGATTCCTCGACCGCGTGCCGGCGTAG
- a CDS encoding PRC-barrel domain-containing protein: MTLFSELNGLPVVTLGEAARIGVVKSLTIDAEAGVVSRLRIARARGRKETSLAWDVLHAVGPDALLVRSDTVLDALPPTGPPHHEALGARVLTESGDERGTVRDIAFDPATGRIEEIRTTSGGFPGELLTGLGDYALVVRTG; the protein is encoded by the coding sequence GTGACGCTGTTCTCCGAGCTCAACGGTCTGCCGGTCGTCACCCTCGGGGAGGCGGCCCGGATCGGTGTGGTCAAGTCGCTCACGATCGACGCCGAGGCCGGGGTGGTCAGCCGGCTGCGGATCGCGCGGGCGCGCGGCCGCAAGGAGACCTCACTCGCCTGGGACGTGCTGCACGCGGTCGGCCCCGACGCCCTGCTGGTCCGTTCGGACACCGTCCTGGACGCCCTGCCGCCCACGGGTCCGCCGCATCACGAAGCCCTGGGCGCGCGGGTCCTGACCGAGAGCGGCGACGAACGCGGGACCGTGCGGGACATCGCCTTCGACCCCGCCACCGGCCGGATCGAGGAGATCCGCACGACGTCCGGCGGGTTTCCCGGCGAGCTGCTGACCGGGCTCGGGGACTACGCACTCGTCGTACGGACGGGCTGA